From the genome of Hymenobacter sp. PAMC 26628, one region includes:
- a CDS encoding family 43 glycosylhydrolase: protein MKNILFLLLLATAAAAQPGPPRRTYCNPLNLDYGYTPIPNFSTAGRHRATADPVITLFKGTYYLFSTNQRGYWHSKDLYDWQFIERTFIPPGLKTYDDLCAPAVCAVGDTLLVFGSTQEKNFPLWMSTDPLHNQWKHAVYPFQAGAWDPDFFLDTDGKLYLYWGSSNTYPLYGQQISRKTFQPMGEKKEMFGLNDKQFGWQRFGEYLDNTFLDPFMEGAWMTKHNGKYYLQYGAPGTEFSGYADGVQVATGPLGPFVPQPHNPFAYKPGGFARGAGHGNTFQDVWGSYWHLSTMVVAVKNNFERRLGLWPAGFDADGVLYTDTDFGDYPHYLPTGPADHLKSTFTGWMLLNYQKPVRASSTLGGYAPNLAVDESIKTYWSAATGGPGE, encoded by the coding sequence GGCCGCCGCGGCCCAGCCGGGGCCCCCGCGCCGCACCTACTGCAACCCACTGAACCTGGACTACGGCTACACGCCCATCCCGAACTTCTCGACCGCGGGGCGGCACCGCGCCACGGCCGACCCAGTGATTACGCTTTTTAAGGGCACGTACTATTTATTCTCGACCAACCAACGCGGGTATTGGCACAGCAAAGACTTGTACGACTGGCAGTTTATTGAGCGCACGTTCATTCCGCCGGGGCTGAAAACCTACGACGACCTGTGCGCGCCGGCCGTGTGCGCCGTGGGCGATACGCTGCTGGTGTTCGGCTCGACGCAGGAGAAAAACTTCCCGCTCTGGATGAGCACCGACCCGTTGCACAACCAGTGGAAGCACGCCGTGTACCCCTTCCAGGCGGGGGCCTGGGACCCGGATTTTTTCCTCGACACCGATGGCAAGCTGTACTTGTACTGGGGCAGCTCGAACACCTACCCGCTCTACGGCCAGCAGATCAGCCGCAAAACCTTCCAGCCCATGGGCGAGAAAAAGGAGATGTTCGGGCTGAACGACAAGCAGTTCGGCTGGCAGCGCTTCGGCGAATACCTGGACAATACCTTCCTCGACCCGTTCATGGAAGGCGCCTGGATGACCAAGCACAACGGCAAGTACTACCTGCAATACGGGGCCCCGGGCACCGAATTCAGCGGCTACGCCGACGGCGTGCAGGTGGCCACCGGGCCCCTGGGGCCCTTCGTGCCGCAGCCGCACAACCCGTTTGCCTACAAGCCCGGCGGCTTTGCGCGCGGGGCGGGCCACGGCAACACGTTCCAGGACGTGTGGGGCTCGTACTGGCACCTTTCGACGATGGTGGTGGCGGTGAAAAACAACTTCGAGCGGCGGCTGGGCCTGTGGCCCGCGGGCTTCGACGCCGACGGCGTGCTCTACACTGACACCGACTTTGGCGACTACCCGCACTACCTGCCCACCGGCCCCGCCGACCACCTCAAAAGCACCTTCACCGGCTGGATGCTGCTCAACTACCAAAAGCCGGTGCGAGCTTCGTCCACGCTCGGCGGCTACGCGCCCAACCTGGCGGTGGACGAGAGCATTAAAACCTACTGGAGCGCCGCCACCGGGGGCCCCGGCGAGTAG